From Leisingera sp. NJS204, one genomic window encodes:
- a CDS encoding outer membrane lipoprotein-sorting protein, which produces MPDSISRLPRRGFLALGGGSLATAMLAPGLVLAAPDALEVATAVNNIELTGSMAAMAKVELRRTGAPVRTRDLEVSTARQGGKDLSDRRYVFLAPADVRDTKLLVHEQGRKDNDLWLMLPSLGKVRRISASKQANAFAGTDFSYANLMAMRLENFTHAITAGSGSSITLESTVRSAGYGRSIGYARAVTQARAGSMVPFQIDYFDQKGRHLKTQKMSKAAQAPDGKHILRSRHMIVHGKGRETLISLSKIDFSPNFGGGHFRSQSL; this is translated from the coding sequence ATGCCCGATTCTATTTCACGGCTTCCCCGCCGCGGTTTTCTGGCCCTTGGCGGCGGCAGTCTGGCCACCGCCATGCTGGCGCCCGGCCTGGTGCTGGCGGCCCCGGATGCGCTGGAGGTTGCCACCGCGGTCAATAACATCGAGCTGACCGGATCAATGGCGGCAATGGCCAAGGTCGAGCTGCGCCGCACCGGAGCGCCGGTGCGCACCCGCGATCTGGAAGTCTCCACGGCCCGGCAGGGCGGCAAGGATCTTAGCGACCGCCGCTATGTCTTTCTGGCCCCTGCGGATGTGCGCGACACCAAACTGCTGGTGCACGAGCAAGGCCGAAAGGACAATGATCTTTGGCTGATGCTGCCCAGCCTTGGCAAAGTGCGCCGCATTTCCGCCTCTAAGCAGGCCAATGCCTTTGCCGGAACGGATTTCAGCTATGCCAACCTGATGGCGATGCGGCTGGAAAATTTCACCCATGCGATCACCGCCGGCAGTGGCAGCAGCATCACATTGGAAAGCACCGTGCGCAGCGCCGGCTACGGGCGCAGCATCGGCTATGCGCGCGCGGTGACCCAGGCCAGGGCCGGGTCGATGGTGCCGTTCCAGATCGATTACTTCGATCAGAAGGGGCGCCATCTGAAGACACAGAAAATGTCCAAGGCGGCCCAGGCGCCGGATGGCAAACACATCCTGCGCTCGCGCCACATGATTGTGCACGGCAAAGGCCGGGAAACCCTGATCAGCCTGAGCAAAATCGATTTCAGCCCAAACTTCGGCGGCGGTCATTTCAGATCCCAAAGCCTTTGA
- a CDS encoding 4-hydroxybenzoate 3-monooxygenase has product MRTTVGIIGGGPSGLLLSILLDRLGIDNQVLEHRSRAHVQRRVRAGQLDHASVAFLRQAGLAGRLDRLGLPQRGMNLRWRGQTRRIDLEALSGGHSCMVYGQSALTCDLTNALAASGRSPVYGAEDIRLSDPEAEPHVITYRKDGAEHRLECRFVAGCDGAHGPARRLVNGAGGGSSKRLPFSWVGVLSETPPVSPELTYAYHPRGFALWSMRSDTVSRTYLQCGADDQAEDWSDDRFWSEMQRRLGPDVTFSPGKVTERLMVRMQGYVADRMQLGNVVLAGDAGHTVPPSAAKGLNLAIADIRELSESFRRLLFEGRQEALAEYAQKALKRAWAGQAFSWQMTDLLHAPPSGDPFESNLKLTRLDTLLASPGQLSLFCRDYTGAEAA; this is encoded by the coding sequence ATGCGTACGACGGTTGGTATTATTGGCGGCGGCCCGTCCGGGCTGCTTCTTTCGATTCTTCTGGACCGTCTGGGAATCGACAATCAGGTGCTGGAACACCGCAGCCGCGCGCATGTGCAGCGCCGGGTGCGGGCCGGGCAGCTGGATCACGCCAGCGTTGCCTTCCTGCGCCAGGCCGGGCTGGCCGGGCGTCTGGACCGGCTGGGCCTGCCGCAGCGGGGCATGAACCTGCGCTGGCGCGGTCAGACGCGGCGTATCGACCTTGAAGCCTTGAGCGGGGGGCATTCCTGCATGGTTTACGGCCAGTCGGCGCTGACCTGCGATCTGACCAATGCGCTGGCCGCAAGCGGCCGCAGCCCGGTTTACGGCGCCGAAGATATCCGGCTGTCGGATCCGGAAGCGGAGCCGCATGTCATCACCTATCGCAAGGACGGCGCTGAACACCGGCTGGAATGCCGCTTTGTCGCCGGCTGCGACGGTGCGCATGGCCCGGCGCGCCGGCTGGTGAACGGCGCCGGGGGCGGCAGCAGCAAGCGGCTGCCGTTTTCCTGGGTCGGCGTGCTGAGCGAAACCCCTCCGGTCTCGCCCGAGCTGACCTATGCCTATCACCCGCGCGGGTTTGCGCTGTGGTCGATGCGTTCGGACACGGTCAGCCGCACCTACCTGCAATGCGGCGCGGACGACCAGGCCGAAGATTGGTCCGATGACCGCTTCTGGAGCGAGATGCAGCGCCGCCTGGGGCCGGATGTGACCTTCAGCCCCGGCAAGGTGACAGAACGGCTGATGGTCCGGATGCAGGGCTATGTGGCGGACCGGATGCAGCTTGGAAATGTGGTTCTGGCCGGCGATGCGGGCCATACTGTGCCGCCCTCGGCGGCCAAGGGCCTGAACCTGGCCATCGCCGACATCCGCGAGCTGAGCGAAAGCTTCCGCAGGCTGCTGTTCGAGGGCCGGCAGGAGGCCTTGGCAGAGTATGCGCAAAAGGCGCTGAAGCGGGCCTGGGCCGGGCAGGCCTTCTCGTGGCAGATGACCGATCTTCTGCATGCGCCGCCGTCGGGTGATCCGTTTGAGAGCAATCTGAAACTGACCCGGCTGGACACCCTTCTGGCCTCGCCCGGGCAGCTGAGCCTGTTCTGCCGGGACTACACCGGCGCCGAGGCTGCCTGA
- a CDS encoding aminotransferase class III-fold pyridoxal phosphate-dependent enzyme produces the protein MPLEHFGHLNEPNPINPLLDRKLKTCGLYTQVVGANGNQLHCGDNKLVLDFVPGHGCLPLGHGPNPVAETVAETLKLPLTNLVQPYFSEATEVLARRLMSLSPIITERVNFATTGTEAIEIALNSARLATGRLRFIAAVNGTHGKSIGGLSVTHTDPVNEFAELAGTVFVPFGDIDAMDRALAAEGDSMAAVILEPVQSEGGVKLASKAYFEAVRALCDKHGVLLIHDEIMTGTGRTGHFFATEWTGGNPDIIVLGKALGGGVMPISACLLGPRAVTKSLDFQQMSSFAGSAYAATAANAMLDVLLENDSELLRSIRACGNTLDGIHQRLQRAYPELIADTRGCGLLHGIEFSRQTNVVAGSEGAFLGLAGSSQQYPALTAGHMLSNGVRVTPAANCKGVLRIMPSYLTTDEECQTYAAALEECLDALAAQDTVRATKHITGTAKAGERESAVEFLGADPVGEIGPDEGRFGFIVHQLETDDLQNLDPLLRQVTRSQRDVLTNLLGEFDEPILLSRARIKGKDGSSAVGDFILLPRSARQLLAMPQDDACELVQKCVNLAVKRGARIVGLGGYTSIVTRGGSRIDPLGQAVTTGNGFTIEAALMAADRATTTLGRSQSDATAAIIGAAGSIGSGMVQMISARARRLYLFVNPATPLEKSFLRLKRSLAAGLKASRDGELPARAGSVLDRAMKLMDGQTDPAALAEQLLRDPEYFVISDNCSRDLRNADIIYSATSSTDKLITPEDLRPQSVVCDLSRPGNISYRCREERDDVLIMDGGVIAYPGRPQLALGIPMPKGVAFACIAETVMLALRKHYENTSVGAAPSHREVSMLREIAADTGFELADLRAFDKPIGRVDWGSLIGDGSPEAAGSDDALSQASAAADPHSLTSDESIDYYHRMIGQRAEGISASDPAIKEMDGGIFTWKDLDHAAGVSAARFLTLGIDRGARVFVAGAGNFAHIAAVAGLWRIGAVPVTLDSSLPQDRLRAMMQVAAPVHALCSPGLEAGLADLLPVALLESNAQLLSQTAAGPQSAAASAGDEAVVIFTSGSTGLPKAVPHSFLDLVNMAENYGRHNVGLSPKDNVIVTSKLSYSYGFSVSMTALYHGAALLLGNGRFDPAAILDQIEQQKATVLFSVPTVYSILVKQPPRDLSTLRQCIAAGEARSPFVDDAWEQISGISIQDGLGATEIMSFALATPKGEPGGRCIGTIVPGFSIEIRNAHGQVTRTGEAGVAWVRGNSVATGYLGNPEASAQAFQDGWYRTDDIMRMDKDGRFHYLGRATDLTKVGGVWVSPAETQNFLNAHPLVAECAVVLREHPEPLVRPYAFVVPAAGATAGPGLEQTLKAAISGMFAKSQVPHKIFFLDALPRTGNGKVQRFALSDMVQDKINLESIRLQ, from the coding sequence ATGCCTCTGGAACATTTCGGACACCTCAATGAGCCGAACCCCATCAACCCGCTGCTGGACCGCAAGCTCAAGACCTGCGGCCTTTACACCCAGGTCGTCGGCGCCAACGGAAACCAGCTGCACTGCGGTGACAACAAGCTGGTGCTGGACTTTGTGCCCGGCCATGGCTGTCTGCCGCTGGGCCATGGCCCGAATCCGGTTGCGGAAACGGTTGCGGAAACCCTGAAACTGCCGCTTACCAATCTGGTCCAGCCCTATTTTTCAGAAGCAACCGAAGTGCTGGCCCGGCGTTTGATGTCGCTGTCGCCGATCATCACCGAGCGTGTCAACTTTGCCACCACCGGCACCGAAGCGATTGAAATCGCTCTGAACTCTGCCCGTCTGGCGACCGGGCGGCTGCGCTTTATCGCGGCGGTCAATGGCACCCACGGCAAATCCATCGGCGGTCTTTCCGTCACTCATACCGACCCGGTCAATGAATTTGCCGAACTGGCGGGCACGGTTTTTGTGCCCTTTGGCGACATTGATGCGATGGACCGCGCCCTGGCGGCCGAGGGTGACTCGATGGCGGCGGTCATCCTGGAGCCGGTGCAATCCGAGGGCGGTGTCAAACTGGCCTCCAAGGCCTATTTCGAAGCTGTGCGTGCCCTGTGCGACAAACACGGTGTTCTGCTGATCCATGATGAGATCATGACCGGCACCGGCCGCACCGGGCATTTCTTTGCAACCGAATGGACCGGCGGCAACCCGGATATCATCGTTCTGGGCAAGGCGCTTGGCGGCGGTGTGATGCCGATCTCGGCCTGTCTGCTTGGCCCCCGTGCGGTGACCAAGTCGCTGGATTTTCAGCAGATGTCCAGTTTTGCCGGCAGTGCCTATGCCGCAACCGCCGCCAACGCGATGCTTGACGTGTTGCTGGAAAACGACAGCGAGCTGCTGCGCAGCATCCGCGCCTGCGGCAATACCCTGGACGGCATTCACCAGCGGCTGCAGCGCGCCTATCCGGAGCTGATCGCAGACACCCGCGGCTGCGGGCTGCTGCATGGCATCGAATTCAGCCGTCAAACCAATGTGGTCGCAGGGTCCGAGGGCGCGTTCCTGGGCCTGGCAGGTTCCAGCCAGCAGTATCCGGCGCTGACGGCGGGGCATATGCTGTCAAACGGCGTCCGGGTCACTCCGGCGGCGAACTGCAAGGGCGTGCTGCGGATCATGCCCAGCTATCTGACCACCGACGAGGAATGCCAAACCTACGCAGCCGCGCTGGAGGAATGCCTGGATGCGCTGGCAGCACAGGACACGGTGCGCGCCACCAAGCATATCACCGGCACCGCCAAGGCGGGGGAGCGGGAATCCGCGGTTGAATTCCTGGGCGCGGATCCGGTCGGTGAAATCGGCCCGGACGAAGGCCGCTTCGGCTTTATCGTGCATCAGCTGGAAACCGACGATCTGCAGAACCTCGATCCGCTGCTGCGGCAAGTGACCCGCAGCCAGCGCGACGTACTGACCAATCTTCTGGGCGAGTTTGACGAGCCCATCCTGCTGAGCCGCGCCCGGATCAAGGGCAAGGACGGATCAAGCGCGGTTGGCGACTTTATCCTGCTTCCCCGCAGTGCCCGGCAGCTTTTGGCCATGCCGCAGGACGACGCCTGCGAGCTGGTGCAGAAATGTGTGAACCTGGCCGTCAAACGCGGTGCGCGGATTGTCGGTCTTGGCGGCTATACCTCGATTGTGACACGGGGCGGCTCCCGGATTGATCCGCTGGGCCAGGCGGTGACCACCGGCAACGGCTTCACCATCGAAGCAGCCCTGATGGCCGCGGACCGCGCCACCACCACGCTGGGCCGCAGCCAAAGCGACGCCACCGCGGCGATTATCGGCGCGGCAGGATCAATCGGCAGCGGCATGGTGCAGATGATCTCGGCCCGGGCCCGCCGCCTGTATCTGTTTGTAAACCCGGCGACCCCGCTGGAAAAATCCTTTCTGCGGCTCAAGCGGTCGCTGGCTGCGGGGCTGAAAGCGTCCCGCGACGGCGAGCTTCCGGCCCGTGCCGGCTCTGTTCTGGACCGCGCGATGAAGCTGATGGACGGCCAAACCGACCCGGCGGCCCTGGCGGAACAGCTGCTGCGCGATCCCGAATATTTCGTGATTTCCGACAATTGCAGCCGCGATCTGCGCAATGCCGACATCATTTACTCGGCCACCAGCTCCACCGATAAGCTGATCACGCCTGAGGATCTGCGCCCGCAAAGCGTGGTCTGCGATCTGTCCCGGCCCGGCAACATCAGCTATCGCTGCCGCGAAGAACGCGATGATGTGCTGATCATGGACGGCGGTGTCATTGCCTATCCTGGCCGCCCGCAGCTGGCGCTTGGCATTCCGATGCCCAAAGGGGTCGCTTTTGCCTGTATCGCCGAAACCGTCATGCTGGCGCTGCGCAAACACTATGAAAACACTTCAGTCGGGGCTGCGCCGTCGCACCGCGAAGTCAGCATGCTGCGCGAAATCGCCGCCGATACCGGGTTTGAACTGGCAGACCTGCGCGCCTTCGACAAGCCCATCGGCCGGGTCGATTGGGGCAGCCTGATCGGCGACGGCAGCCCGGAAGCCGCTGGAAGTGACGACGCACTGTCCCAGGCCAGCGCTGCTGCGGACCCGCACTCGCTTACCAGTGATGAAAGCATTGACTATTATCACCGCATGATCGGCCAGCGTGCGGAAGGCATCAGTGCAAGCGATCCGGCGATCAAGGAGATGGACGGCGGGATTTTCACCTGGAAGGATCTCGATCATGCGGCGGGCGTATCGGCTGCCCGCTTCCTGACGCTGGGCATTGATCGCGGCGCGCGGGTGTTTGTAGCGGGGGCAGGCAATTTTGCCCATATCGCCGCGGTTGCAGGCCTGTGGCGCATCGGCGCCGTGCCGGTCACCCTGGACAGCTCGCTGCCGCAGGACCGCCTGCGCGCCATGATGCAAGTCGCCGCACCGGTGCATGCGCTGTGCAGCCCCGGCCTGGAGGCGGGCCTGGCGGATCTGCTGCCGGTGGCACTGCTTGAAAGCAACGCCCAGCTGCTGAGCCAGACCGCAGCCGGCCCGCAATCCGCAGCCGCAAGCGCCGGGGACGAAGCCGTTGTGATCTTCACTTCGGGGTCCACCGGATTGCCCAAGGCGGTGCCGCATTCCTTCCTCGACCTGGTCAACATGGCCGAGAACTATGGCCGTCACAACGTTGGGCTGTCGCCGAAGGACAACGTTATCGTCACCTCCAAGCTCAGCTATTCCTATGGCTTTTCGGTGTCGATGACCGCGCTGTATCACGGTGCCGCCCTGTTGCTGGGCAACGGCCGGTTCGATCCCGCCGCCATTCTGGACCAGATCGAACAGCAGAAGGCGACGGTGCTGTTCTCGGTGCCGACCGTCTACAGCATTCTGGTCAAGCAGCCGCCGCGCGATCTGTCGACACTGCGCCAGTGCATCGCCGCCGGCGAGGCCCGCTCGCCCTTTGTCGATGACGCCTGGGAACAGATCAGCGGCATCAGCATTCAGGATGGTCTTGGCGCCACTGAAATCATGTCCTTTGCCCTGGCCACCCCCAAGGGTGAACCTGGCGGCAGATGCATCGGCACCATCGTTCCGGGTTTCAGCATCGAAATCCGCAATGCGCACGGGCAGGTGACCCGCACCGGTGAGGCCGGCGTGGCCTGGGTGCGCGGCAATTCGGTGGCGACGGGCTATCTTGGCAATCCGGAAGCAAGCGCCCAGGCGTTTCAGGATGGCTGGTACCGGACCGATGACATCATGCGGATGGATAAGGATGGCCGCTTCCACTACCTGGGCCGGGCAACCGACCTGACCAAGGTCGGCGGCGTCTGGGTGTCGCCTGCGGAAACCCAGAACTTCCTCAACGCGCATCCGCTGGTCGCCGAATGCGCAGTGGTCCTGCGCGAGCATCCCGAACCCCTGGTGCGGCCCTATGCCTTTGTGGTGCCCGCCGCTGGTGCCACCGCCGGCCCCGGGCTGGAGCAGACCCTGAAGGCTGCCATCAGCG
- the pabB gene encoding aminodeoxychorismate synthase component I translates to MKLLLVDNFDSFTNNIADFLRGQRDGLCIDVIRNDCYGFLQSPEFLSYDGIIISPGPGNTGVAKDLGISLEILRRDSRPVLGVCLGHQAMIVEGGGVVELAPQPMHGRVSQITCSGEGLFAGLPKTQKVMRYHSWTVNPELPQGFVCDAWTEDGIVMGIRSTESPRWGVQFHPESIATEYGRAILGNFLNLVETHQGRTAAKARSNAAGAAPARSLYWHKLGAAIDPAALVEAQGLVNGRRPQLLESSLAQEGLSRYSIVEAPADPDRSMTYCVQTQTVREYEGTALAAERQMPVLDYLSSCLGVVSCPGGHPPFPFLGGLIGWLGYELKSEFLGVSSPPSKTEDAAFRHVPQFFVIDHLEDAAYAAVCLPQDAEEAQFDNALSALQTTFAKAARMQVALAPAKPRPPLEFTMRHAPQAYLDRIIKCQEQIRAGESYELCLTNQITAELEELDAWEFYKVLRQRNPATYSGFLNIGGTEVVSSSPERFLRADQSGLLESKPIKGTVKRGATPQEDAELARRLQSTEKERAENLMIVDLVRHDFAATAIPGSVDVPKLCAIETYKTVHQMVSTIRGRLKPGLTSVDAIRTCFPGGSMTGAPKIRSVEILDQLEEGPRGVYSGAIGWIGYNGQSDLSIVIRTVVKQGASVSIGCGGAITYLSDPKAELDEIMLKSQALVRALAEHLTGHSEHYRISNGLQAAPAGTFAK, encoded by the coding sequence TTGAAACTTCTCCTCGTCGACAATTTTGACAGCTTTACCAATAATATAGCCGACTTCTTGCGCGGTCAGCGTGACGGTCTTTGCATCGATGTCATCCGCAATGACTGCTACGGCTTTCTGCAGAGTCCGGAATTTCTGAGCTATGATGGAATCATCATCTCGCCGGGGCCGGGCAACACCGGCGTCGCCAAGGATCTTGGCATTTCCCTGGAAATTCTGCGCCGCGACAGCCGCCCTGTGCTGGGGGTCTGCCTGGGCCATCAGGCGATGATCGTCGAGGGCGGCGGCGTCGTTGAACTGGCGCCGCAGCCAATGCACGGGCGGGTCAGTCAGATCACCTGCAGCGGCGAGGGGCTGTTTGCCGGCCTGCCCAAGACACAGAAAGTGATGCGTTATCATTCCTGGACCGTGAACCCGGAGCTGCCGCAGGGCTTTGTCTGCGATGCCTGGACCGAGGATGGCATTGTGATGGGCATCCGCAGCACCGAATCCCCGCGCTGGGGCGTGCAGTTCCATCCGGAATCGATTGCCACCGAATACGGCCGGGCGATTCTCGGCAACTTTCTGAATCTGGTCGAGACGCATCAGGGCCGGACCGCAGCCAAGGCCCGCAGCAATGCCGCAGGCGCGGCGCCCGCCCGCAGCCTGTACTGGCACAAGCTGGGCGCCGCCATCGACCCGGCGGCGCTGGTCGAAGCGCAGGGGCTGGTCAACGGCCGCCGCCCCCAGCTGCTGGAAAGCAGCCTCGCGCAGGAGGGGCTGTCGCGCTATTCCATTGTTGAGGCGCCCGCGGACCCGGACCGCAGCATGACCTATTGCGTGCAAACGCAGACCGTTCGCGAATACGAGGGAACCGCGCTTGCCGCCGAGCGGCAGATGCCGGTGCTGGACTATCTCAGCAGTTGCCTGGGGGTTGTATCCTGTCCCGGCGGGCATCCGCCGTTCCCGTTCCTCGGCGGCCTTATCGGCTGGCTGGGCTATGAGCTGAAATCGGAATTCCTGGGTGTTTCCTCGCCGCCCTCGAAAACCGAAGACGCCGCCTTTCGCCATGTGCCGCAGTTCTTTGTGATCGACCATCTTGAAGATGCGGCCTATGCGGCGGTCTGCTTGCCGCAGGACGCCGAGGAAGCCCAATTCGACAACGCCCTGTCAGCGCTGCAGACAACGTTCGCCAAGGCGGCCAGGATGCAGGTCGCCCTGGCGCCCGCCAAACCCCGCCCGCCGCTTGAATTCACCATGCGGCACGCCCCCCAGGCCTATCTGGACCGGATTATCAAATGCCAGGAGCAGATCCGCGCCGGCGAAAGCTATGAGCTGTGCCTGACCAACCAGATCACTGCCGAGCTGGAAGAGCTGGATGCCTGGGAGTTTTACAAGGTTCTCCGCCAGCGCAACCCGGCGACCTACAGCGGCTTTCTGAATATCGGCGGCACCGAGGTTGTGTCTTCCTCGCCGGAACGTTTCCTGCGCGCGGATCAGTCCGGCCTGCTGGAAAGCAAACCGATCAAGGGCACCGTCAAACGGGGGGCCACGCCGCAAGAGGATGCAGAGCTGGCCCGCCGTCTGCAGAGCACCGAGAAAGAACGCGCCGAAAACCTGATGATCGTCGATCTGGTGCGGCATGATTTTGCCGCAACTGCGATCCCCGGTTCCGTCGATGTGCCCAAGCTGTGCGCGATTGAGACCTATAAGACCGTGCATCAGATGGTCTCGACCATCCGCGGGCGGCTGAAACCGGGCCTGACCAGCGTTGATGCCATCCGCACCTGTTTCCCCGGCGGCTCTATGACGGGTGCGCCCAAAATCCGCTCGGTGGAAATTCTCGATCAGCTCGAGGAAGGCCCGCGCGGGGTCTATTCCGGGGCGATCGGCTGGATCGGCTACAACGGGCAATCGGATCTTTCGATTGTCATCCGCACGGTGGTGAAGCAGGGCGCGTCCGTCTCCATCGGCTGCGGCGGTGCCATCACCTATCTGTCGGACCCCAAGGCCGAACTGGATGAGATCATGCTGAAAAGCCAGGCCCTGGTGCGGGCACTGGCGGAACATCTTACCGGCCATTCAGAACACTACCGGATTTCCAACGGCCTGCAGGCGGCGCCGGCAGGCACCTTTGCAAAGTGA